ACCTACCGTTGCGAAGTGGCAGCGCCCGACGATGCAAAGATAGTAGATGAGATAAACATCCAGCTTACAGTGCAAGGTATTGCTTCAGCTCCGGGCCCCACAATGCGCCTCGTTGGTTTCCCAAGACAATCTGATTTCTGTGGTGGGCGTCACCTCCGGAGGGGGAAGCAGCCCTGGTTATGCGGGATTGGAGTCCAGCTGAGTCGCTGCTCTGTGATCCAAGGGGGAACTGGAATAGCTGGAGTGCAGCAGGGTTCCGGGCCACGCGATTCACATGTTTTGTGTCTTTTCTCCCAGTAAAGCCAGTCACTCCCAGGTGCAGAGTCCCTAAAGCTGTGCCAGTGGGCAAGACAGCAACCCTTCACTGCCATGAGAACCAAGGCTACCCAGAGTCCACCTACAGCTGGTACCGCAACAGCGAACCCTTACCGACCGACTCCAAATCTAACCCCAAATTCCGTAATTCCTCCTTCAGCTTGAACCCTGGAACAGGCACTTTGGTAATGCTCTGACGGAAATGACCAAGAATGCTGTTTCTGGGCTATGCTAGGGGCTATGCTAGGGTTGCTCTTCGCATTTACCCAGATTATGAGTGGACTGAAGAGGAGGAAACAATTGGAACAGGTTGGGGTTCTAGTCCCGAGGGGATGGCAGAGTCCAACTGCAGGATGTGGGGGAAGAACTCCTCCTTGGGACCAGAAGAGATGACCCCCATGTTGTAGTCTTTGCCTTTGGCTCTAGAGTGGGCAGAGCACGCTGTTGTGAGGAGGGAGGAATGGCATAACCACCCCGACGCTTTCTCTTTGTGTTTCTAATCAATGTGTCACCATAAAAACTCAGTGCTGTAGAAAAGGAAGAGAAGCATCATTTCTGGCCCTGAAAGGTCTCTCTCTTGATCACCGTCTTCCCCAGGGAGAAATATGCCAGGTCCAGTTTGCAGCCTTGCTACTGAGGGAAGTCTTTTGCTGTGAGTTCTCGCACTATGCTCTAAAAGCGGTGAACCTCTAGTTAATTTCTGGGCCTCTCTGGAGTCCATGCAACTAGAATATCTCCAGGTTGCAGGCTTGGGGACATGTTCTATTCTCTGCAGGTCTTTGGTGtgaacaaaaggcaaaaaagaaaTGCGTGGGTATATTTATTTCATCCTCATGTGGGTCCAAAAGGCCTAGACCTCTGGGTGTAGTGTCTAACATGTTTGTTTGCTGTTTGTGGAAAGGCTGTGATTCTGACTCCTGTCTCTGACACATTATGCTTCCTCCGAAACAGGTCTTCGCTGCCGTGCACAAGGGTGACACTGGCCGGTACTACTGCATAGCGACAAACGATGCCGGCTCCGCCAAGTGTGAGGAGCAGGAAATGGAAATCTGTGAGTGGCCCTGCCTACCGGTAGAAAGCGGTGGTTTATATATTAGAAGCTCTGCAGTGTTGGGGGCTGGTATTTCTTGGTGTCTCATGCAGCATCAAGTATCTTCTTGGCTCTTCCAAAATCCCTAATAATTTCTGGAGCCCCACAGATGCAGCACGGTGCTATACAGGTGGACAAGACAGAATCTTGGCTCCTGGCATGTGAAAATCTAAATAACAACATAGAAAAACACAATGACAAAATGTGGGCAAGGAAAAAAGAATCGCTAAATGAAAACAGGAGAACTGATTGGGTCAATTAGCTTCATGATTCCTGAGGTTACTTAGCTGATTTATATATTTGATtctattaattataattaattatgtCTCTGACAGTAGTGCCTAAGGCCCACCTGGTGctaggcactgcccagacccaggATGGCAGGCAGTCCCTGCTCCTAAGAGCATGCAGTGTAAATAGACACGTCAGAGACAGGGTGCCCGGGCGGAAGAGAGAtaacaagcagagtgaacaatgtgatggcagcaaaagGCATGTTAGTGCCATAGTTTTATTGAGGGAGTGGGTTTAGTTAGGACGGGACAAGCTAAATggaaagaggaggaaagagaacagAGGGGTGAGCGGAACAGGGCAGGGCAAAAGAGAGGCCAGGGTGGAGTGAAGTTGAGACGAAGAGTCTTTGGATATATTGATGTGGGAGCTGGTGTTgtttccagcttgaggagacatacccataTTAGCTCTGGCCTAGCTaacgtgctaaaaatagaagggCAGCTGTGATGGCATGAGGTGAGTTGCTCGAGTAGGCGGAATCTCAGGGGGGGAAGGTTTCGTGCCAGCTAGTCTGCATGTAAGGTGGAAGGCTGAGAGACCTGTGGTGATCAGTGACTGATGCCTTCTCTCCTCTCCAGATGATCTTAATATTGGTGGGATTGTCGGTGGAATCCTAGTGGTCGTGGTGGTTCTGGTGCTGATAATGCTTGGTATCTGTTGTGCCTACAGAAGGGGTTACTTTGTGAACAGCAAACAGACTGGGAAAAGGTAAGGGTAGGTTTGCAACCTTCTTTCCTGTAGTCCTCTGCCTTTCCTGGCATGCAGCTCTCATAACAGGGCATGGCACCTGCTGGCTAGAGCATGGGTCACTGCCTGACTTTTAAATACTACTTCCTATTTCCCCAATGAACTCTCCAGACCAGCCCATTTCCACCCAGCTCCACAGGTGCACTTTGAACACCGATTTGCACAAAGAAGTTGGTGCACACACAGGCTAGCCTTGGCAAGTCTTCACTCAGATTTGCAACACAGGGGTCTCCTGTGACAAGAACGGCTCTAACATTCTGGTGCTTTTGCACAGAGACAGGGGCTTAGCCCTGCTAATTCCCAACCATCCCACAGTCGTATTTATGCAGTAGCTTGGCAGATGCTTCCTGTGGTCACATGCTGCTGGCATTTTGAAGTCAGAGATTTACGGAGCAGAGCTCATTGTGTAATCAGTACAAGCATCAGGACATATTCAGAAAATGCGTGAGGGAGAGCAGTCCCAGGCCGGAAAGCACGTCTTGTTGGGTACATCCCAGCACTTCCATTTGGATTAAAATGGCCATTTCTGAGTTGATCCCATCAATGAGGACTTGTGTTCTTGAACAGTGTGGCGCATTTAAGACTGCAGCGTTATGGAAGCCAAAGGATCAGACTATAAATAGCTTCCAAGATCAGAAACAGAATGACATTTGAGTCAAATATTGAACTTTTGGGGATTGTGTAATCTCGGATGGAAGCTGGATTGGCCTAGTTCAGTGTCACATTTCAACAAGAGCCTCCTCCCAGTctgctggaggccccaacccctccATTTAAATATGATTCTAAGTGGACGCTTGCTGGGGAAGCAGGActttaaatatgaatatttagATTCCTCTGCTGGGCAGAACAAGTGGAGCTCTTATAACCCTGTGCAATCAAAGGATTATCAGTAAACCTGCCAGCAGGCAATCAAGGGTTTAAAATTAACTGCATAGTAATTATCAGAGGAAATGTTACAGTGACCAGAAGGAGGGAGGCTGGAAAACTATTTAACTCTTTTCACAGTTACTGCAGTCAGAAGCGTAGCCTGGGTGGATACATTtggcaccttcccctccctgaagAAATGCTCCTGTAGGGGTTTATAGTTGATGGGGAAAGCCCAGCTGCTTTGAGTGGGGGAAACGTCCAGGCCTGGCTTTAAGCAGAGCTAGCTGCCCCCAGGTCAGCTCTCATTTTGACAATATCTTTAGTTGTCCCCTTCctcaaatattaataattaatataataaaCAGTTCTGCTTTGCCACCTGAAGTCCCATCATCACAGGAATCAGATCTGTTTCCCCTTATTTCAGCTACAAGACTCCAGCAAAACCAGATGGTGTTAATTATATCCAGACAGACGACGAGGTAAGCTAAGGGAAGGGAAACAATGAGCACGACATCTTTCCTTTTAGATCTCTGAAGGGGCTGGTGAAGGGCTGCCCAGCTCAGGAATTACATACCACCTAAAGCCCATAGTCACTCTCCAGAGCAGAATTTCTTCAAGCGTGGGTTAGACGCAAGTCATGAAGTGAGGATCTAGGACTAAGAGGAAGGACAACAGCTGAGTAATTTGCTTGGGAAGGCTTAGTCCTTTTACACTCTCTAGGAAGTTAGGCCCCCTCCTTGTGAATGATGCTGTTTAATCCTGAGAATGGGTTACGGCTTTATCAATCACTTATATTCTATTAGTCAAGTCTGTCCAAGAGGACACCCTTACTAGGCAACTGCCTGTCTTCGGGGACTGACCCCCAATGTATCAAATACAGCTGTGCTCTACCTTAAGCAGCTGATTGACTGCTCCCTTGGGATACGCTTTCCTGGATTAAGTAGACAGTCTATACTGATGATGTAAGAGACTAGCATATTTACATCTCAGGATTTGAACTGCTCACCAGTCAGGGAGAGATGTCTCCTAAACTTCTTATCGGCAGAGAGACTGAAGAAGCAGTACAGGGAAATCTTCCTCATTCCATTGGATGGGATCATCTGTGAGGAGATGTTAGGAGCTGGGTATTGCTGGTGGACGCTTTGTCCTTACCAGCTTCTGTGGGATAGAATCAGATACTGGGGCCCAGACAGgactccagaaaaaaaaaatatatacaaatagcCCCTGTTTTGCAAGGTATGTTTGGATTGGGAAGAGTGGGCAAGAAGAGGTGCCTAGACACGATTGGGGAACGTTGCTAAACACATCAGTTTTTCATTGCAGGGTGACTTCAGACACAAATCATCATTTGTTATCTGAGAGGCCAAAAGGATATTGCAAAGCAGCCAGAACAATTATGGAAATACATCTTCCAGAAACTCAAAGCAAGCGCAAAAAGATGAACAAAGTGCACTTGGAAGAGTTTAGAAACACACAAACTGGACTTTCTTTTGCCAAAGTTAACACCACTCACTCCGAACCAATCTTTTTCCTCTCCTAGAGATATCACCTGGACCACTTGCATCTCTCCGCACACTAGGGGGGGAACTGTTACTTTTTCCAAGACTGAGCATTCCTCTCCACAGCCATAGCCTTCTGAGCTACAGGTGCTCATGGAACTGCCTTCTCCCGGTGGTGCAGATACACAGCCAGAATGTCCAAGCCAAATAAGGGAGAAGCTTTAGGTAAATGGGCATCTTGACCTGATAGACAAAAGGTGCTGATGTGGCAATAGATTCTAAATGAGATTTATCCACAAAAGGGGAGAACCTTCTGCTTAGCTGCGCGGGCCTGAGCCTGGCTGGGAACCTTTACAGCTGTAACTGTACTGGGCTCTTGCCAGCTATGCAAGTGAAGGTTTCCTGCCCTTCATATCATTTTATCTTTAAAGGTCTGCTAGGCTGAGCTGCCAGTACTGCTATCACATCAGTCCTGCAGAGCCCCTCCTGAGCATCAGCCATGCAGGCTACTGATCTCACTAGCTGGCCCCTGTTGCACATGTAGCATTGGCCTCAAATGTTTGTTTGTTGTGGATTTTAGGAACCCCAGTCAGGATTTGGTTCTGCAGGTGCGGAGCCACAATCTGAGTCAAACCCACAGTACTGGGTGGAGATACAGTACAAGCAACTAACTGGTTTAAATGTTGCAGACCTTCTGCCTGCAGTGGTGAATTCTGTTTTTTCCACATGGACAGCATCAATCCAAAAAGATTGCTTTTGTTCAGTTTTACATAAAATACTCACTGTATGCAGGTAACTTTTAACTCTAATTTGCACAAAGCAGGCTTGCCTGTTGTGTAGCTATTTAAATATTTCTAAGATTCTGGATACTGGAGGCGGAGACTCTTAGCATTAAGATATCCCTTTTCTGAAATTTAAAGCCAAAACCACTCTTGTGGGCTGATTCCCACAATGGTACTGAAGTGAATTCAAGCTTTTCTACAGACCCAGTTGATTTTGTAGAACTCTGTATTCTAAATTTTTGCAAAGATGTATTTTGATTACTTCAGCAAAGGTaacatttctatttaaaatgtaaatatgttGTTATGCCAACAGTGTTAAATAAtgtagctatttttttaaaaacaagtcctTTTTAAACTGCAGCCAGGAGCTCAAATGTTGCTACAGCATGGCACGGGCAGAGCATATCAGTATTATTGCAGAGTGCAGCACAAGCAACTTTACTAACTGTGGACAGAGAAGCAGCCTCTTTCTCCCAAGCTTACTTCAACATTTTCCTTCCCAAGAGAGGTCTTATAGGACATAGAGCATAGAGTCACTCAGGGATCCTTTTTGTAAGTTTAAGGCAGGAGCTATTCAATTTTATATTTCAAATTACTATTTTCTTGCAAAAGACCACTGCTTATTTGCAAGAAATATCCTGTGAAGGTGTTTGAATTAAGTTCTGACCAGGTGACGGAGTGACTAATGGTTGCGGAAGACAACAAACCTCTCTCTGCAAGGTCTCTAAATTAATTCTAACCCTGGCAGCTACATCATCTCTTCAGAATTTTGAGATTGCATAACAAGCAGGGAAAACATCTCTGGAGTTGTGAAAGCAAAAAGCTTGACACAAAAGTTCTTTCAAGATGTTAGTTGCAACTTTTTTTCAGCTGGTAGATGTTACCACTTTCTTGGCTTTAAGGGATCATTTAGAATTCCTTGTTCTTCAGAAACGTATACTTACGGCATTGGGCATATGTTAAATATGAAATACTTAGATGCAACACTAGAGCAGTTCAGTGCTGTGGTTGAAGAATGGTTTTTGATGTAGCATAATTTAGTGTACTTGTATTTCAAACATAAATGGAGTTGTCTTAACTTTTGATGCATACAGTATTTTGAATACTTGACAATTTGGACTGTCAGTGTTATTTTTTTTGTGTTCTGTATTAATCTGCCTTGGCCTTTTCACCACTTATTGAGTGATTTTGGGGCCTTGCTGGACATGCCATTGCTGCATTTAAACAAACAGTCCCGCCACTTGTTCCTTTTGCTATCATATATGGAGGTAAAGATGGAGTAGCAATACCTGTGTGCTCTGCAGAGGGTAGTGACACCTTGCAATTGATTTATGGTTACCTTTAAGATGTGCTCTTCACCTAAAACTAGGTATTCCTGTCCACTGGCTGCATGTTGTCCTGTAGTCAACATGACAATAGAGTACTTAAAGACACTCCTTTACCCTTCAGTTTTATCCACTACTCCTTTTCTGTGATGTTTATAGAACATTAAGACGGGGAGAGAGGAAAAAGCTTAGAGTTAAGCTAGCTTCTGGCACTATGGGAAGCACTGTCTGACACTTGACCTGCTGCCGAAGGCTGGATTTCTCAGCTTGCAGACTCTTTGCATGGTGAAGAATAGAGATTTATTTTTCAGATCTAAAAATGTGACAGTGGTATCTCTACCAGGACGAAGGGACCCTTCCCCGCCCATCCCCAAGACATAGCTCATCAGATTTGATTTACAGAACTCGCTGTAAATAGTTTATAGGTTTGTACTAATGTATTACATTTAACTTTGCCAAGAATGTTTTACATACATATCAAGGTATTAAAGCATccttgtggtggtgttttttttttacattcttaTTTATCCTAACCTGTGTTTGCTTTGAATTCAATTAACAGGTGAAAGATTCCTTGTTTTCTGACAGATTGTTTGTTTACTTCAACTGGTGACTTACAAAGAACTAAACTGATGTTACAAAACTCATGTAAATACTTATCAGTTGGTTTACTGTGGGAATTTCTTCCACCCCCCATTTCTTCTCAAGAAGAGATGAATTCTTGCCTGATGGGCTATACCTGGTTCTGTTCAAGGACAAGACAATTCAAGAAAACCTCTGAAGAGTTTTATATTTGAACTAAACTCAGTATAATTACCACCTCACTGCTGTCTTACTGGTCAATATGCCTAGTTAATTGGGGTGGAGGGATGTAAGTAGGATGGAATGAAAAAGAAGGTGGTCATAGTTAGCCATTCCTTCATTCAAAACCACTTGAACTA
The Gopherus flavomarginatus isolate rGopFla2 chromosome 13, rGopFla2.mat.asm, whole genome shotgun sequence genome window above contains:
- the JAM3 gene encoding junctional adhesion molecule C; this encodes MALRRRTLLLLLLLPMLGYQILAVELTSSNTKPVVQEFQRVELSCIIKSTTTPNPRIEWKKIKGGETSYVFFDSKMQGDFVTRAEILSRTSLVIKNTTRMDTATYRCEVAAPDDAKIVDEINIQLTVQVKPVTPRCRVPKAVPVGKTATLHCHENQGYPESTYSWYRNSEPLPTDSKSNPKFRNSSFSLNPGTGTLVFAAVHKGDTGRYYCIATNDAGSAKCEEQEMEIYDLNIGGIVGGILVVVVVLVLIMLGICCAYRRGYFVNSKQTGKSYKTPAKPDGVNYIQTDDEGDFRHKSSFVI